GAGCGGCTGCACCGATCCGTCCGGCCCAAGCGCCTGCGTGGCGAAGGCGTGCAGATGCGCCTCGTTGCCCGGTGAGACCTGCAGCGTCGCGGTGTCGACTTCGATGAAGTCCCGCTCGCCGAAAAAGCGGCGCAGCGCCGACTGGATGCGGTTGCGGCCGATCAGGAAGGGGCGCCGGTCGGCATGGACATCCGGGGTCCACCAGGGAGAAGCATGCGGCATGGTCGGTTCGATCCAAGCTTTCTTCGGCGCGCAGGCCGGCTCAGGCTGGCTATTTGCGCGGAATTAGGGTAGTGGCGGCGCGAAATCTAAAATTTTCGCGTCCTTTCCGGGCCGATCTCCGGCCCGCACGTGTCGCTGATACCTCTGTTACAAGGAAGACTAATGGTCAAGGTCATCGCCTCTTCGGTCCGCAAGGGCAACGTTCTCGACGTCGACGGCAAGCTCTATGTCGTGCTCACCGCCCAGAACTTCCACCCGGGCAAGGGCACGCCGGTCACGCAGGTCGACATGCGCCGCATCTCGGATGGCGTGAAGGTCTCGGAGCGCTACCGCACCACCGAGCAGGTCGAGCGCGCCTTCGTCGAGGACCGCGAGCACACCTTCCTCTATGAAGACGCCGAAGGCTTCCACTTCATGAACCCGGAGAGCTACGACCAGCTCGTCATGTCGGCTGACGATATCGGCGACCTGAAGGCGTATCTCCAGGAAGGCATGGCTGTGATGCTGTCGATCCACGAAGGCATTGCGATCGCCATCGACCTGCCGCGTCACGTCACCCTCGAGATCACCGAGACCGAACCGGTCGTCAAGGGCCAGACGGCGTCTTCCTCCTACAAGCCGGCCCTTCTTTCGAACGGCGTCCGCACCTCGGTGCCGCCGCATATCCAGGCCGGCACCCGCGTCGTCATCGCGACGGAAGACGGTTCCTACGTCGAACGCGCCAAGGACTGAGGTAGATCCGGGCAGAGCCCCGTTGAGATATCTCAACTCGGTGTTTGCCCCTCACCCTAGCCCTCTCCCCGCAGGCGGGGAGAGGGGACGAGGTTGGCGCCACGAGTCCCCTTCTCCCCGCTTGCGGGGAGAAGGTGGCGGCAGCGGGATGAGGGGCAGAGGCTGCTCACACGCCAGCTCCGTATGCGCCGGTTTTTTGCACGTCACGAGATCGAGGCACAGCATGTTTCCACTGTCGCATATGATGAAGGCCTTCATCCGCAAGGGCACGCTGACCGTGATCGATGCGGACGGCAAACGGCACGTCTTTTCAGGCGAGCCCGGTCCGAGCGTCACGATGCGGCTGACGGACAAGCGGCTCTATCGCAGTCTCGTCCTCAACGCCGAGCTCGCCGCCGGCGAGGCCTACATGGACGGGACGATGCGCTTCGAGGAGGGGTCGACGCTTCGGGATTTCCTGACGCTCTTCTCGATCAACCGGCTGTCGCTCGGCTCCTACCCGATCCAGAAGCTGTTGCGGGCGATCAAGATGCGCTTCCGCAAGCGCCAGCAGGCCAATCCCAAGGGCAAGGCGCAGCAGAACGTCGCGCATCACTATGATCTCGGCAACGCGTTCTACAAACTCTTCCTCGACGAGAACATGCTCTATTCCTGCGCCTATTTCCGCGAGCCGGATGAGACGCTGGAGGCAGCGCAGCGCAACAAGCTGCGGCTGCTCGCCGCGAAGCTTTGTCTGAAGCCCGGCATGAAAGTGCTCGATATCGGCTGCGGCTGGGGCGATCTGGCGCTCTATCTGGCGGCGCTCGAGAATGTCGAGGTCCTCGGCGTCACCCTGTCGAAGGAGCAGCAGGCGCTCGCCTCCGAGCGGGCACGCGCCGCGGGCATGGCCGACCGGGTGCGTTTCGAGCTGAAGGACTATCGCGATGTCGAGGGACCCTTCGACCGCATCGTCTCGGTCGGCATGTTCGAGCATGTCGGTGTCCATCACTATGACGAGTTCTTCAACAAGCTGAATGCGCTGATGCGGGATGACGGCCTCGCCGTGCTGCATTCGATCGGTCATATGAGCCCGCCCGGTATGGCGAGCCCCTGGCTCAGGAAGTACATTTTTCCCGGAGCCTATTCGCCGGCCTTGTCGGAGGTCTTCGAGGTGGTCGAGCGCAACAGCCTCTGGGTGAGCGACCTCGAATTCCTGCGCGTCCATTATGCGACGACGCTCGCCCATTGGGCCGCGCGCTTCGAGGAAAACCGCGACAAGGTGATCGCGATGTACGACGAGCGCTTCGCCAGGATGTGGGAGTTCTACCTGATCAGCGCCGAGATGATGTTCCGCACCGGCAGCCAACTCGTCTTCCATATGCAGCTGTCACGCTCGCGCGACGCGGCGCCGATCGTCCGTGACTACATCACCGACCAGCAGCGCGCCTATATCGATCGGGAAAAGGCACTCGATCTGGCGATCTGAATTTGCCCCTCTCCTCGGGTTTAACCCGAGGACTAGCCATCTCCCCGCGCGCGGGAGAGGGGACTCAAGCGGCCGCCGCGAGTCCCTTCGCCGCGCCTGCGGGAGAAGGTCGCGGCAGGCGGATGAGGGGCGTCCCGCCTCCTTGTCGGACCTGCCCGGAGCTTGACGCCCAATAAGTCGCGGACTATTCTTTAGAATTATTCTAAAGAAGGTCTTGCCAATGTTTTCCCGCCTCTTTGCCCGTTCGAAGCGACCTTTTCTCTCGCTGAACGAACAGGAAATCCTGGCACTCGCCATCTCCTGCGAAGAGGACGACGGTCGCATCTATCTCGCCTATGCGGATGCGCTGCGCGACAAATATCCGCACTCCGCCAAGGTCTTCGAGGAAATGGCCGAGGAGGAGAGCCACCATCGGCAGGCTCTGATCGACCTGCATGTGGCGCGCTACGGCAGCCGCATTCCGCTCATCCGGCGCGAGCATGTGCGTGACTTTCCGGAGCGCAAGCCCGACTGGCTGATTGCCGAAATGCCGATCGAAACGGCCCGTGCCGAGGCGGAGGCCATGGAGGCGGCGGCCCACCGCTTCTATCTCGAGGCAGCGGCCCGCACGCGCGACGCGGCGACGCGCAAGCTGTTGGGCGATCTGGCGATCGCCGAGAAGACGCATGAATCTCTCGCCCGCCGGCTCGGCGAGAGGCTGACACCTGCCGACGTGCGCGCCGAAGAGGATGAGACGTCGCATCGCCAGTTCATCCTCACCTATGTGCAGCCGGGACTGGCAGGCCTGATGGATGGCTCGGTTTCGACGCTGGCGCCGATTTTCGCCGCCGCTTTCGCAACCCAGGATACCTGGCAGACCTTCCTGGTCGGGCTTTCGGCCTCGGTCGGTGCAGGCATTTCCATGGGTTTCACCGAAGCCGCCCATGACGATGGCAAGCTTTCCGGCCGGGGCTCACCGGTCAAGCGCGGCCTCGCCTCCGGGATCATGACGGCGCTCGGCGGCCTCGGCCATGCGCTTCCTTATTTGATCCCGCATTTCTGGACGGCGACAGTGACCGCGGCGGCGATCGTCTTCTTCGAACTCTGGGCCATCGCCTTCATCCAGAACCGTTTCATGGAGACGCCGTTCCTCAGAGCAGCCTTTCAGGTCGTGCTCGGTGGTGGCCTTGTGCTGGCGGCGGGCATCGTTATCGGCAATGCCTGACGGATGCTGGAAAAAATGAGCCAACGACATGAAAAAAAGGGCCGCGAACCGGCCCTTCTTGAAGATTGACTTGTCTTGGTAATTCTCCGGCCGCTCACTTGCCGACGGAGCCGACCAGCACCTCGGCGCTGTTGTCGATCGTCACCCAGCGGCCGCTATTGTTCGCGGCCTGGCGCTTCAGGAAGCGGTAGGGCGTGTTGGTCCAGAGCCTGACGCTGTTTTCGAGATTGTCGAGGATGAAGTCGCCCTGGGCAGTGCGCACCGTCAGCACTGCATGGCCCTCTCCGTCGGGCTTGCGCACGACGGTCATCAGCAGGTTGCCGGCGGCAAAGCCGCGCTGCATCAGGCGCCGGCGCTTCTCGAGTGCGAAATCCTCGCAGTCGCCCCGGCCTTTCGGATAGGACCAGACCTCGTCCCTGCCGAGAAGCTCCTGGTCGGTGACCGGCGAGATTTCGCGGTTGACCGCGGCGTTCACCTGCCGGATGACGGCCCAGCCGCTCGCCGTGACACGCGGCGCTGCGCCCGCCCGAGACCGGACGCCGCATTCGCCCCTGTTCTTCTGACAGAACTCGAAATGCCCGATCGGCTGCGAGGTTGCCGAGCCGGTCTGCATCCAGGGAGTCGATCCCGACTGGGCGGGAATTGCCATGCTTGCCGAAGCGAAAACTGCGCAAAACGCAGCGACGCCTGCCTTTACCCCGGTCCAAAATGCCATACAAATCCCCTGCAAGCACGTGCGTGCACGCGCAATCTCAAGTTGATGACAGCTTTTGTAGGCTTCCCCTAGCGCTGCTCTAATCGTTAACAAAGAGTTAATATGGTCGGACCGTATGAGTCAATCTACCGATTCGTCGGATGACCTTTATGGTTAAGATCAGCCACGAAAAGGCAGCGGAAGTCCTGCATCCCGGGGTGTCCGGGAGACGGTCCAAAAAACCGGCGGTGAGTTAACGGATGCCGGCCGGGGACTCAGGCCTTGGCCAGTATGGCACTGATGGCCTGTTTCAGTTTGACGATGTCTTCCTCGCGCGACAACCGGTGGTCGCCGTCGCGAATGAGGGTCATCACGATGTCGTCCGCCGGCATGTGCTCCATCAGCTTCAGCGCGTGCGTATAGGGCACGTCCGGATCGCGCATCCCCTGCAGAATATGCACAGGGCAGCCCGTCTCGATCGGTCCCTTGAAGACCCGGTTCTTCCGCCCGTCCTCGATCAGGGCGCGGGTGAACACATTGGGCTCGGGGCTATATTCCGAAGGCTCCTCGAAATAGCCGCGTTCGGCAAGCGAGGTCCGTTCGGCCTCCGTCAGATTGGGTTCGATCAGCTCGGCGGTGAAGTCCGGGGCGGGAGCGATCAGCACCAGACCGGCGACGCGGTTCCCCTGGCCGCGCGCCCTCAATTCTTCGATGAGGCGCAAAGCGACCCAGGCTCCCATCGAGGAGCCGACCAGGATCATGCGGCCGGCAACCACATGATCGACGACGGCGAGGCTTTCCTCGACCCAGCGCGAGATCGTACCGTCCCGGAAATCGCCGCCGGAAGCGCCATGACCGGAATAGTCGAAGCGGATGCAGTCCGTTGCCAGCGCATGGGCGTGGCGTTCGACCTCAAGCGCCTTCGTCCCGGTCATGTCGGACCGGTAGCCGCCGAGCCAGACGAGGGCGGGGCGGCTGGCCGGGAGTTCGGCACGGAAAATCCGCATGGCGATGTTGCGCGCCGCGGCGTCCGCACCCACCTTTAGATGTGTGACTTCGGTTTCGGCCGGCATTGCTGACATCGCTTCATCCCTTGCAATCACCCGTTTCGATCAGATATCCCGCCAAAAAACAGATTCGCCAAGGCCACGAAGAGGTGATTTTCGTTGCGGGCCATGCTATTGACTCCGGAGCCGCAATTCACACATTGCCGTCAGTGACTGTTTCAAGCGCACCGTTTGAGATGACGCTGATTGTTTCTTTAGACCACTATCACGTAAACAGCTCGAGGAGAGTACGACCATTCGCAGACCGTTCAAAGCGGACGCCCCAGTCAAGGAAGGGCCGCGCGCAAACAAGGAAATCCGGGTTCCCCGGGTTCAGCTCATCGACGCCGAAGGCCAGAATTTGGGCAGCGTCCCGATCGACCAGGCGCTCCGCATGGCGGAAGAGTCCGGTCTCGATCTGGTGGAGATCGCGCCGAATTCCGAGCCGCCGGTGTGCAAGATTCTCGATCTGGGCAAGCTGAAATACGCCAACCAGAAGAAGGCGGCCGAGGCGCGCAAGAAGCAGAAGATCGTCGAGATCAAGGAAATCAAGATGCGCCCGAACATCGACACCCATGACTATGAGGTGAAGATGAAGGCGATGAACCGCTTCTTCGAGGACGGCGACAAGGTCAAGGTGACGCTGAAGTTCCGCGGCCGCGAAATGGCCCACCAGGAGCTCGGCATGAAGCTTCTGCTGCAGGTCAAGGACGATACGCAGGCGATCGCCAAGGTCGAAGCCGAACCGAAGCTCGAAGGCCGCCAGATGATGATGGTGCTTGCGCCGAAGTAAGGCCTGCAAGTAGCGTGGTCGGCACGCGAAAAATAAATTCCATGTAAAAAGCCGCCCTCGGGCGGCTTTTTGCGTTCTCCAGCGCCGTACGCCTTTCAGACCCGCCAAGGTCGCTGCAGCACTTTGAATTGCTGCATGTTTTCATCCTCAAATCGGCTCCGATTTCAGAAAGCATGCAGTAGCGCATTGTAAGCGCTGCCTGACAGAATGCTGACAGCCGCGCTCAGCCGCCTGTCAGTTGCCGGGTGCCAGTCTCTGCCCGTTCCGAAACAAGGAAGGGTAAAGATTATGCATAGCGCATTCAAAAAAGTGCTGCTCGTTTCAGCAATGAGCTTGTACGGCCTCGCCGGAGGACCGGTGACGATGGCTCTTGCGGATACGGGCGCGGCCAGCAGCTTCGAAGCCGGACCTAACGGCGGCTTCGACACGAGCAGCCCCACCAGCGTCGGCGAAGGCGGAACCGGTGGTGGACAGGACACCGGCACGGGTGGCGGACAGGACACCGGCACGGGCGGCGGCGAAGGCGGCGGCAGCGGCGGTGAAGGCGGCGGCAGCGGCGGCGAAGGCGGCGGCAGCGGCGGTGAAGGTGGCGGCACCGGCGGCGAAGGCGGCGGCACCGGCGGTGAAGGCGGCGGCACTGGCGGTGAAGGCGGCGGCAGCGGCGGCGAAGGCGGCGGCACCGGCGGCGAAGGCGGTGGCACCGGCGGCGAAGGCGGTGGCGGCGGGCAAGACGCTGGCGGAACGCCGACGGGGAACTGATCCGATTCCGAGCTGAGCTCCTCACTGCGGCGGTGGCTGTCGCCATCGCCGCAGACTCATCGAATTCGTGCCTCTCGCATCATTCCTGCTGCGAGGGGCACGTTCGTTTCAGCAGGAAATGAAGGTCCACCCCTGTTTCCGTCACTTTTCTGTCGGATGCTGTGGCGACTTGTGTTGAGGGGATAATGAGAGACCGTATCTGCCCGGAGCGCGCAGCACCGTATCGTCCCGCCTCGCTCATGCGCCGGAGTCTGGCCGCATTTCTTTGCTGGTCGTTCGCCTCGTGTGCCGTGCCGTTGTCGGCCAGCGGTGCCGCCTTGGCCGCGGACGGCAAGAGCAGCCGCGGCAAATCGGATGCCGGCGGCAGCACCGGCGATACCGGCACAAGCGGGGGCCATCGCAGCCAGCCGGCCGCCGAAGGCAGCAGGAGCCGGGAAACCAGGAGCCAGGAGGATGCGCGCGAGGCGGTCGCCAAGGGAGAGATCCTGCCGCTCAGCAGGCTGCTCGCTCTGGTCGATCGCGATCTCTACGGCATGGTCATCGCGGTCGATCTGGTGCTGTACATGGGGAGCGACGTCTACCAGCTGAAGACGCGTGATGGCGAAGGCGTCATCCGCGACCTCAGGATCGATGCGCGCACCGGCAGATTCATGAAATTCTGAGGCAGACATGCGCATACTACTGGCAGAGGACGACGTTAACATCGCTGGCCACGTTCGCGGGAAGCTCGAGGCCGAAGGCTACGCCGTCGATACGCTGGCGCATGGCCCGGATATCTGGGAGCGCGGCGAAGACAGCGGCTATGCGGCCATCATTCTCGACCTCGGTCTGCCTGGCCTCGATGGATTGTCGATCCTCAAGCGCTGGCGGCACGACGGCGTGGAAACGCCCGTGGTCGTCCTGACCGCCCGCGGATCCTGGATGGAACGCGTCGACGGTTTCGAGGCCGGCGCCGACGACTATATTCCCAAGCCGTTTCGAGCCGAGGAACTGCTGGCGCGGCTGAGAGCGCTGTTGCGGCGGGCCGGCCCGCGTTTCCAGATCGTCAAATCGGCGGGCCGCTTCACGCTCGACGAGGCGACCCGCCGGGTCACCTTCGACGGCGAGGCGCTCGACCTCAGCCCGCTCGAATATCGGATGGTCGCCTATTTCATCGAACGCAAGGGCGAGGTGCTGACCCCGCTCGAACTGGCAGGCCACGTCCAGGGACGTGACGACGATTCGGCCAAGAACGCCGTCGAGGCGATGATCGCCCGGTTGCGCCGCAAGACCGAGAGCGGCGCCATCGAGACGCGTCGCGGCTTCGGCTATCTCCTGCCGGGCGACCCTTCATGATGCGGTCGCTGCGGCTGCGGCTGGCGGTCGGAGCGGTGATCGCGATCGGCCTCGTTCTGCTCGTGGCGTGGCTTTCGCTGACGCGGCTGTTCACCGATTACGTGGTCGAGCGGTACCGCAGCGAGATGATGACGATCGTCGACACGCTCGCCGCCGAACTCGCCCTGGGAGACGGCAAGCTGATGCTGGCGCGCGAGCCGGCAGATCCGCGTTTCGACCTGCCGAACGGCGGTCGCTACTGGCAGATCTCACCCGTCGGCGGCGATAATCTGCGGTCGCGCTCGCTCTGGGACGTGGCGATCGATGCCGACGCGCCGGTCGGCTCGCGCTACGAGGGCTTTTCCGT
This DNA window, taken from Sinorhizobium fredii NGR234, encodes the following:
- a CDS encoding transglutaminase-like cysteine peptidase is translated as MAFWTGVKAGVAAFCAVFASASMAIPAQSGSTPWMQTGSATSQPIGHFEFCQKNRGECGVRSRAGAAPRVTASGWAVIRQVNAAVNREISPVTDQELLGRDEVWSYPKGRGDCEDFALEKRRRLMQRGFAAGNLLMTVVRKPDGEGHAVLTVRTAQGDFILDNLENSVRLWTNTPYRFLKRQAANNSGRWVTIDNSAEVLVGSVGK
- the mbfA gene encoding iron exporter MbfA — encoded protein: MFSRLFARSKRPFLSLNEQEILALAISCEEDDGRIYLAYADALRDKYPHSAKVFEEMAEEESHHRQALIDLHVARYGSRIPLIRREHVRDFPERKPDWLIAEMPIETARAEAEAMEAAAHRFYLEAAARTRDAATRKLLGDLAIAEKTHESLARRLGERLTPADVRAEEDETSHRQFILTYVQPGLAGLMDGSVSTLAPIFAAAFATQDTWQTFLVGLSASVGAGISMGFTEAAHDDGKLSGRGSPVKRGLASGIMTALGGLGHALPYLIPHFWTATVTAAAIVFFELWAIAFIQNRFMETPFLRAAFQVVLGGGLVLAAGIVIGNA
- the efp gene encoding elongation factor P, which gives rise to MVKVIASSVRKGNVLDVDGKLYVVLTAQNFHPGKGTPVTQVDMRRISDGVKVSERYRTTEQVERAFVEDREHTFLYEDAEGFHFMNPESYDQLVMSADDIGDLKAYLQEGMAVMLSIHEGIAIAIDLPRHVTLEITETEPVVKGQTASSSYKPALLSNGVRTSVPPHIQAGTRVVIATEDGSYVERAKD
- a CDS encoding PepSY domain-containing protein, with product MRDRICPERAAPYRPASLMRRSLAAFLCWSFASCAVPLSASGAALAADGKSSRGKSDAGGSTGDTGTSGGHRSQPAAEGSRSRETRSQEDAREAVAKGEILPLSRLLALVDRDLYGMVIAVDLVLYMGSDVYQLKTRDGEGVIRDLRIDARTGRFMKF
- the cfa1 gene encoding cyclopropane-fatty-acyl-phospholipid synthase, producing the protein MFPLSHMMKAFIRKGTLTVIDADGKRHVFSGEPGPSVTMRLTDKRLYRSLVLNAELAAGEAYMDGTMRFEEGSTLRDFLTLFSINRLSLGSYPIQKLLRAIKMRFRKRQQANPKGKAQQNVAHHYDLGNAFYKLFLDENMLYSCAYFREPDETLEAAQRNKLRLLAAKLCLKPGMKVLDIGCGWGDLALYLAALENVEVLGVTLSKEQQALASERARAAGMADRVRFELKDYRDVEGPFDRIVSVGMFEHVGVHHYDEFFNKLNALMRDDGLAVLHSIGHMSPPGMASPWLRKYIFPGAYSPALSEVFEVVERNSLWVSDLEFLRVHYATTLAHWAARFEENRDKVIAMYDERFARMWEFYLISAEMMFRTGSQLVFHMQLSRSRDAAPIVRDYITDQQRAYIDREKALDLAI
- a CDS encoding alpha/beta hydrolase, which codes for MSAMPAETEVTHLKVGADAAARNIAMRIFRAELPASRPALVWLGGYRSDMTGTKALEVERHAHALATDCIRFDYSGHGASGGDFRDGTISRWVEESLAVVDHVVAGRMILVGSSMGAWVALRLIEELRARGQGNRVAGLVLIAPAPDFTAELIEPNLTEAERTSLAERGYFEEPSEYSPEPNVFTRALIEDGRKNRVFKGPIETGCPVHILQGMRDPDVPYTHALKLMEHMPADDIVMTLIRDGDHRLSREEDIVKLKQAISAILAKA
- the infC gene encoding translation initiation factor IF-3, with the translated sequence MRRPFKADAPVKEGPRANKEIRVPRVQLIDAEGQNLGSVPIDQALRMAEESGLDLVEIAPNSEPPVCKILDLGKLKYANQKKAAEARKKQKIVEIKEIKMRPNIDTHDYEVKMKAMNRFFEDGDKVKVTLKFRGREMAHQELGMKLLLQVKDDTQAIAKVEAEPKLEGRQMMMVLAPK
- a CDS encoding response regulator transcription factor, translated to MRILLAEDDVNIAGHVRGKLEAEGYAVDTLAHGPDIWERGEDSGYAAIILDLGLPGLDGLSILKRWRHDGVETPVVVLTARGSWMERVDGFEAGADDYIPKPFRAEELLARLRALLRRAGPRFQIVKSAGRFTLDEATRRVTFDGEALDLSPLEYRMVAYFIERKGEVLTPLELAGHVQGRDDDSAKNAVEAMIARLRRKTESGAIETRRGFGYLLPGDPS